A window of the Caldalkalibacillus salinus genome harbors these coding sequences:
- a CDS encoding efflux RND transporter permease subunit — protein sequence MNITKHAIKRPVFTMVTMILFLLLGTISLTNIPLKLMPDIEPPVGAVVTSYPQAGPQEVLDKVSRPLEGSLATVPGLNNISTVSMEGASMTILEFSWDTAIEDVENDIINRMNQVPLPSEAGSPSFLKFDPSQLPVIQLTLASEEENFHEIVNDLESELLNMEGIASIDITGQTTDEIVVSLDQHALETYGLDHSDVVSVLQTHNVTSPGGMVQSGDLQYTTRVLFEMTSVESIEHTVVTIDPQTGDQITVADIATVERLPEQTDTITRTNQEPSIMMSVQQQSDANLAQVSRAFNERLDALLSQEKYSDLDVAVLFDQGEYVQEAISSVSTALMLGGLFAILVLFGFLRSMKTPFIVGIAIPFSVIVTFVLLYFTNLSLNIMTLGGLALGIGMLVDNAIVVIENIHRHLSMQKDPKQAALEGTKEVGGAITASTLTTISVFLPVVFISGIIGDIFMAFALTVSFSLLASLAVALTVVPMIASRILKAPKVNVEERRQRSPLIRAMSATITWALKHRLSVLGITALLLIAGAVGVSQVGTEFIPETDEGFFQIDVTLEHGTPLEETLASVERIEDVLDGQNAILHYVSTVGSSGTEGSVLGGSSTHEASIYITMAPLTERNMSTAAFADDIRSDVAGAAPEAEISIQQQAMMGGEAHTLTFNVLDSNSARLEKVAAEIMATLEDLEPIVEVSNDLTDTATEVQFHVDEDAARDFGFVPAQIAQMLNEKMNGAFATQIVEDQGDVYDVHVRYDAAYVSTIEAVEDLLLRTPSGTYITLSDVVDVVEGEGPVTINRINQEAAVQFNLQYDSQYHLGDMSQLVQNTIADIDMPSETSVVYTGDQDLMEEAMQDLALALGLALIFVYLVLAAQFESFRYPFVIMFSVPLVIIGVTIGLTVTFTPLSVMAFIGLIVLAGIVVNNAIVLVDYINKKKQAGLPSDTAIVEGVKDRARPILMTSLTTILGLIPLAMGMGEGAEIQQPMAITVIGGLVSATFLTLIFIPVIYSFFGQVTRRLNH from the coding sequence GTGAACATAACGAAGCATGCCATCAAAAGACCTGTTTTTACGATGGTGACCATGATCTTATTTCTTCTATTAGGGACTATCTCTCTGACGAATATCCCTTTAAAGCTCATGCCGGATATTGAACCCCCCGTCGGGGCAGTGGTGACAAGCTATCCTCAAGCAGGCCCACAAGAGGTTCTAGATAAAGTATCTCGCCCGTTAGAGGGAAGCTTAGCGACGGTTCCAGGTTTAAACAACATCAGTACCGTCTCAATGGAAGGCGCTTCTATGACCATTTTAGAATTTTCATGGGACACTGCCATTGAAGATGTGGAAAATGATATCATTAATCGCATGAATCAGGTTCCCCTCCCTTCGGAAGCGGGGTCACCAAGCTTTTTAAAGTTTGATCCCTCCCAATTGCCTGTCATTCAGTTAACGTTAGCTTCTGAGGAGGAAAATTTTCATGAAATAGTGAACGATCTTGAGTCAGAACTACTCAACATGGAAGGGATCGCTTCAATAGATATTACGGGGCAAACCACTGATGAGATCGTCGTCTCGTTAGATCAACATGCCTTGGAAACATACGGATTAGACCACTCGGATGTTGTCTCTGTGCTCCAGACACATAATGTGACATCTCCTGGTGGCATGGTTCAGAGTGGAGACCTGCAATACACCACTCGCGTGCTATTTGAAATGACGAGTGTTGAGTCCATCGAGCATACGGTTGTTACAATTGATCCACAAACGGGTGATCAGATCACCGTAGCTGATATCGCTACAGTTGAGCGATTACCTGAACAAACAGACACGATAACGAGAACGAATCAAGAACCGTCTATCATGATGAGTGTGCAACAGCAATCGGATGCGAATCTCGCCCAGGTCTCTCGTGCTTTTAATGAACGGCTAGACGCGCTACTTAGTCAAGAGAAGTACAGTGACTTGGACGTGGCCGTATTATTTGATCAGGGAGAATACGTCCAAGAGGCTATCTCAAGCGTCTCCACAGCCTTAATGCTCGGCGGCTTATTTGCCATCCTCGTGCTATTTGGTTTTCTACGCAGTATGAAAACGCCCTTTATAGTAGGGATAGCCATACCGTTCTCGGTTATTGTGACCTTCGTTTTACTCTATTTTACGAACTTATCGTTGAATATCATGACTTTGGGCGGACTGGCTTTAGGCATTGGGATGCTCGTTGACAATGCCATCGTGGTCATTGAGAACATCCACCGTCATCTCTCTATGCAAAAAGATCCAAAGCAGGCAGCCTTGGAAGGGACGAAGGAAGTCGGTGGTGCGATTACAGCATCAACCTTAACGACCATTTCTGTCTTTTTACCTGTTGTCTTCATCTCAGGTATCATCGGCGATATCTTTATGGCGTTTGCCCTGACCGTTTCCTTTAGTTTGCTCGCCTCATTAGCGGTAGCTTTAACCGTTGTACCGATGATCGCTAGCCGAATATTAAAAGCACCGAAAGTCAATGTGGAAGAAAGAAGACAACGAAGTCCCCTAATCCGAGCGATGAGCGCCACGATCACATGGGCTTTGAAACACCGCCTGAGTGTGTTGGGTATCACTGCGCTATTACTTATTGCAGGTGCAGTAGGTGTATCACAGGTAGGAACAGAATTTATACCGGAAACGGATGAAGGGTTCTTTCAAATCGATGTCACACTAGAGCACGGCACGCCATTAGAGGAGACACTTGCATCCGTAGAAAGAATTGAGGATGTTTTAGACGGACAAAACGCCATCCTACACTATGTTAGTACCGTCGGTTCCAGTGGGACCGAAGGCTCGGTATTAGGAGGTAGCAGTACACACGAGGCTTCTATCTATATCACCATGGCCCCTTTAACGGAAAGAAACATGTCAACGGCAGCATTTGCCGATGACATTCGAAGTGATGTAGCTGGTGCCGCACCCGAAGCCGAGATATCAATACAACAGCAAGCGATGATGGGAGGGGAGGCTCACACCCTTACCTTTAACGTTTTAGATTCCAATTCAGCTAGACTAGAAAAAGTAGCTGCTGAGATCATGGCAACCTTAGAAGATTTGGAGCCTATCGTTGAGGTATCAAACGATTTGACGGACACGGCAACAGAAGTACAGTTCCATGTAGATGAAGACGCGGCACGCGATTTTGGTTTTGTACCAGCTCAGATTGCCCAGATGCTAAACGAAAAAATGAATGGAGCTTTTGCCACTCAAATCGTAGAGGATCAAGGTGATGTGTACGACGTCCACGTCCGTTACGATGCAGCATACGTTTCCACGATCGAAGCTGTTGAGGACCTGTTACTCAGAACACCATCAGGTACCTATATCACCCTGAGTGACGTAGTTGATGTCGTTGAGGGTGAAGGGCCTGTCACGATCAATCGTATCAATCAAGAGGCAGCTGTCCAATTTAATCTTCAATACGACAGTCAGTATCATCTAGGCGATATGTCACAGCTCGTTCAAAATACCATCGCAGATATCGACATGCCAAGTGAAACCTCTGTCGTCTATACAGGAGATCAGGACTTAATGGAAGAAGCCATGCAAGACCTAGCCCTAGCCTTAGGGTTGGCCTTAATCTTTGTTTACTTGGTCCTTGCGGCACAGTTTGAATCCTTTAGATACCCGTTTGTGATCATGTTTAGTGTTCCGCTCGTCATCATCGGTGTGACGATCGGATTAACGGTAACGTTCACCCCACTCAGTGTGATGGCTTTTATTGGCCTCATTGTGTTAGCAGGTATTGTGGTCAATAACGCCATCGTGTTAGTCGATTATATTAATAAAAAGAAACAGGCAGGTTTGCCGAGTGATACGGCTATTGTTGAAGGCGTAAAGGATCGTGCACGTCCCATCCTGATGACGTCATTAACGACGATTTTAGGGCTCATCCCGTTAGCAATGGGCATGGGAGAAGGCGCCGAAATCCAACAACCCATGGCCATTACTGTCATCGGTGGCTTAGTCAGCGCCACATTCTTAACACTCATCTTCATACCGGTGATCTACAGTTTCTTTGGTCAAGTGACTAGACGTTTAAACCATTAG
- a CDS encoding response regulator transcription factor, whose amino-acid sequence MHAHILVVDDDIHIRKLIRLYLENSQFTVIEAADGREAMEMLWEQHVDLAIVDVMMPHIDGITLTEDIRSYLDIPILMVTAKGESQDKVKGFKAGTDDYLVKPFDPVELILRVKALLKRYNVVSEKVVKVGPVAVDLDRLMVHSSHESVSLKKKECELLFVLANSPGKIYTRAQLIEKIWGYNYEGDERTVDVHIKRLREQLSVFSPLTITTVRGLGYRLEDI is encoded by the coding sequence ATGCACGCTCATATCCTAGTTGTCGATGATGACATACATATACGTAAATTAATCAGATTATATCTTGAAAATAGCCAGTTTACCGTGATTGAAGCCGCAGATGGACGCGAAGCAATGGAGATGCTCTGGGAGCAGCATGTCGATCTCGCTATCGTGGATGTGATGATGCCCCATATAGATGGTATTACTTTAACGGAAGATATCCGTTCGTATCTAGATATACCGATTCTCATGGTGACCGCAAAAGGGGAGTCACAGGATAAAGTCAAAGGATTCAAAGCAGGAACGGATGATTATCTCGTCAAGCCGTTTGACCCTGTCGAACTGATTCTCAGAGTGAAAGCCCTGCTTAAACGTTACAATGTGGTATCTGAAAAGGTTGTCAAGGTCGGTCCTGTCGCCGTTGATTTGGATCGACTGATGGTTCACTCTTCCCATGAATCTGTGAGTCTGAAGAAAAAGGAATGCGAACTATTATTCGTACTTGCCAATTCACCAGGGAAAATCTACACCCGGGCACAATTAATAGAAAAAATCTGGGGCTATAATTATGAAGGAGACGAAAGAACGGTCGATGTCCATATCAAGCGGCTGAGAGAGCAACTGAGCGTTTTTTCGCCGTTAACGATTACAACCGTAAGGGGCTTAGGGTATCGTTTGGAGGATATTTAA
- a CDS encoding M15 family metallopeptidase, with the protein MKRRLTIVLLLSAVIILLGGCGVEELLSQTEDESEHESELGSGSESEPESESESGSESGTEKEIESATGTEAEQTPSTPEDDQSESTSTPSDDGSPHEDENDAPNEADPSSRDQRGSEDNQVEVVTDSDSVAVLVNKAYALPQDYTPTDLVYPDVPFIFEEKIEKRKMREEAARALERLFSAAEQDQIYLLGVSAYRSYETQEALFNAYVEEDGYEVARQYSALPGQSEHQTGLAIDVTGQDQTCVVEDCFANTIEAQWLAEHAAEYGFIIRYLEGKESITGYKYEPWHLRYVGEDMAKKMVSLGVTMEEYMDAVPVSQ; encoded by the coding sequence ATGAAACGCAGACTGACGATTGTCTTATTATTGAGTGCCGTTATCATCTTATTAGGTGGTTGTGGCGTTGAAGAGCTGCTGTCCCAAACTGAAGATGAATCAGAACACGAGTCAGAATTAGGATCAGGGTCAGAATCGGAGCCTGAATCAGAGTCAGAGTCGGGGTCAGAGTCAGGGACAGAGAAAGAAATTGAATCAGCAACTGGAACAGAAGCCGAACAAACACCATCCACACCGGAGGATGACCAATCGGAATCTACCTCAACACCTTCTGATGACGGAAGTCCTCATGAGGATGAGAACGACGCACCGAACGAAGCCGACCCGTCTTCAAGAGATCAGCGGGGTTCAGAAGATAATCAGGTGGAGGTTGTAACGGATTCAGATAGTGTCGCTGTGCTCGTCAATAAGGCGTACGCATTACCGCAAGATTATACCCCTACAGATTTGGTTTATCCTGATGTCCCGTTCATATTTGAGGAAAAAATCGAGAAGCGAAAAATGCGTGAAGAAGCGGCGAGAGCTTTAGAAAGGTTATTTTCCGCAGCAGAGCAAGATCAAATCTACCTTTTAGGTGTGTCTGCTTATCGGTCTTATGAAACACAGGAAGCGCTATTTAATGCTTATGTTGAAGAAGATGGATATGAAGTGGCACGCCAATACAGTGCCTTACCGGGGCAAAGTGAACACCAAACAGGGCTGGCCATTGATGTGACAGGTCAGGATCAAACGTGTGTGGTCGAAGATTGTTTCGCAAATACCATTGAAGCCCAATGGTTAGCAGAGCATGCAGCGGAATATGGCTTTATTATACGTTATTTAGAAGGCAAAGAGTCCATCACAGGCTACAAATATGAACCATGGCATCTCCGGTATGTAGGAGAAGACATGGCAAAGAAAATGGTCTCTCTCGGCGTAACAATGGAAGAATATATGGATGCGGTTCCGGTGTCTCAATAG
- a CDS encoding DJ-1/PfpI family protein: MDVAIVAFDDFTDIDVFLPWDLLNRVNQSEWEVHIYGTKDFHRSVTGLTIPVHRKIEQLTYADAVLFASGPGTRALYKDEAYLRRIKLEPSTQLIGSMCSGALILGALGLLDGKTATTYPSAKKALQKFGVQVVEHPIVVEDRIATAAGCLAAQDLVGWMIQTLLNDKVKDAVLRSIQPVGQGLKF; encoded by the coding sequence ATGGATGTTGCCATCGTCGCCTTTGATGACTTCACCGATATTGATGTTTTTTTACCGTGGGATTTATTGAACCGCGTCAATCAGTCTGAATGGGAGGTACACATATACGGAACAAAAGACTTTCATCGTTCGGTCACGGGCCTTACCATCCCCGTCCATCGGAAGATTGAGCAGTTAACCTATGCTGATGCGGTATTGTTTGCTAGTGGGCCTGGCACGAGGGCACTGTACAAGGATGAAGCCTATCTTAGAAGAATAAAATTAGAACCTAGCACCCAACTGATAGGGTCCATGTGTTCAGGAGCCCTGATCTTAGGTGCCCTCGGCCTGCTGGATGGAAAAACAGCGACAACGTATCCATCGGCAAAGAAGGCGTTACAAAAGTTTGGTGTGCAAGTCGTCGAACACCCTATTGTTGTTGAGGATCGTATTGCAACGGCCGCAGGGTGCCTAGCGGCTCAGGACCTCGTGGGTTGGATGATCCAGACGCTTCTGAACGATAAGGTGAAAGACGCCGTGTTACGATCAATCCAGCCTGTGGGGCAGGGCCTCAAATTTTAG
- a CDS encoding sensor histidine kinase, which yields MIKRSLYLRIVATFIGVVIISLIISYIMTSLSFKQEAMFEEEVIKAANGVADFVRLTEPERLPALFETLETFNFEILLLDEEGTPYTQTTASFQVHKDTREEVIQASDPAPQIIHHFEDEATRLVGLPINVAGEDLGLFMLISYEDEVRTFKRVTVFALFLVLFIGSVLIVLASRHLVNPIKKVTRAAKKMATGDFNVRLKSKNNDEIGDLMTSFNHMATELGKIDKMRDDFVSNVSHEIQSPLTSIKGFTKALKDDLIPKDHQKEYLDILYQESDRLSRLGENILRLASLDSEHHPYHPVKYRLDEQIRRTVLATEPQWKAKNLQIQLDLASTDIVADRDLMDQVWFNLIANAIKYADDGGHIHVVLKNRNETIVASVEDDGKGIPQEALPHLFERFYKVDKARSSGIKGNGLGLSIVQKIVSLHAGRIVVDSEEGRGTTFTVCMPNKEERNTADGKTDGKADR from the coding sequence ATGATCAAAAGAAGCTTGTACCTACGCATCGTCGCCACTTTTATCGGTGTTGTGATTATCAGTCTGATCATCTCCTACATCATGACATCGTTATCCTTTAAACAGGAGGCCATGTTCGAAGAGGAAGTCATTAAAGCGGCCAATGGTGTGGCCGATTTCGTTCGTCTAACGGAGCCAGAACGATTACCAGCACTGTTCGAGACGTTGGAAACGTTTAACTTTGAAATCCTACTCTTAGATGAGGAGGGGACGCCTTACACACAGACAACGGCCTCATTTCAGGTTCATAAAGATACGAGAGAAGAAGTGATCCAGGCGAGCGACCCTGCACCTCAAATCATTCACCATTTTGAAGATGAAGCGACGAGGTTGGTCGGTCTACCCATCAATGTAGCAGGTGAAGATTTAGGGTTATTCATGCTTATCAGCTATGAGGACGAGGTCAGGACATTCAAACGCGTGACCGTATTTGCCCTGTTTTTAGTGCTATTTATAGGGAGTGTTTTGATAGTCCTCGCTTCACGCCACTTGGTCAACCCCATAAAGAAAGTCACGCGTGCGGCTAAGAAAATGGCCACCGGGGATTTCAATGTGCGCTTAAAAAGTAAGAACAATGATGAAATTGGAGATTTAATGACAAGCTTCAATCATATGGCGACTGAGCTAGGAAAAATTGATAAAATGAGGGATGACTTTGTCAGCAATGTATCGCATGAAATACAGTCGCCTCTGACCTCGATAAAGGGATTTACAAAAGCGTTAAAGGATGATCTGATCCCCAAAGACCATCAAAAAGAATACTTAGACATACTGTATCAAGAATCAGATCGCCTCTCTAGATTAGGAGAGAACATATTACGTTTAGCCTCACTAGACTCAGAACATCATCCTTATCATCCAGTAAAGTATAGACTTGATGAACAAATACGGAGAACAGTACTAGCGACCGAACCCCAGTGGAAAGCCAAAAATCTACAGATCCAACTGGATTTAGCTTCGACGGACATTGTGGCTGACCGGGATTTGATGGACCAGGTGTGGTTCAATTTAATAGCCAATGCGATAAAGTATGCTGACGACGGAGGACACATCCATGTCGTATTAAAAAATAGAAATGAAACGATCGTTGCTAGTGTGGAGGATGACGGAAAAGGCATCCCACAAGAGGCGCTTCCACATCTTTTTGAACGTTTCTATAAAGTGGATAAAGCACGAAGCAGTGGTATCAAAGGGAACGGTCTTGGACTGTCGATTGTGCAAAAAATTGTGTCGTTACATGCTGGTCGTATTGTTGTAGATAGTGAAGAGGGAAGAGGCACGACGTTTACGGTCTGCATGCCGAATAAGGAAGAACGGAATACAGCAGACGGAAAGACGGACGGAAAAGCCGACCGTTAA
- a CDS encoding TVP38/TMEM64 family protein, whose product MKAVLIGFIIVLIMIVVTYQQEWVTLFKNGDWDTLRLMMGDEWRSVLMITMGFMLLQNVISLIPFLLLTMFNIWFFGFLYGYMWSLAGNILGSVLVFYLARYGLHKWAQKYNHLSIKQKIEKRGFMSVFVSRIIPFIPSSVINIVSGMSNIKAKHYLLATLFGHMIFVFILSLFSIGVISIEHQYAIYLLLTALIVGIIAMSLKKRRMANESL is encoded by the coding sequence TTGAAAGCTGTTCTGATAGGGTTCATCATTGTTTTAATCATGATTGTCGTCACTTATCAACAAGAATGGGTGACTCTGTTTAAAAATGGAGATTGGGATACTTTGCGACTGATGATGGGGGACGAGTGGAGGAGTGTGTTAATGATCACTATGGGTTTCATGCTGTTGCAAAATGTGATCTCTCTTATACCGTTTTTGTTATTGACGATGTTTAATATTTGGTTTTTCGGATTTCTATACGGCTATATGTGGAGTCTTGCTGGCAATATCCTAGGCTCCGTACTGGTTTTTTATTTGGCTAGATACGGACTGCATAAATGGGCTCAAAAATACAACCATTTATCAATTAAACAAAAGATAGAGAAACGAGGGTTTATGTCTGTCTTTGTATCTCGTATTATTCCTTTTATTCCCTCCAGTGTGATTAATATTGTAAGTGGTATGAGTAACATCAAGGCAAAACATTATTTACTTGCGACACTGTTCGGTCACATGATATTTGTATTTATTCTCTCTTTATTTTCAATTGGCGTTATTTCTATAGAACATCAATATGCAATCTATCTTCTACTGACTGCCTTAATTGTCGGTATAATTGCCATGAGTTTAAAAAAACGGCGGATGGCCAATGAGTCTCTTTAG
- a CDS encoding type 1 glutamine amidotransferase domain-containing protein — MSDSKRILMVVTNHTTISDDHKTGLWLEEFAVPYNVFKDKGYDIKVTSIDGGKVALDPNSIPEEKNEAWAEAEAELEKTVKLSKDDATGFDGVFLPGGHGTMFDFPDSEVLQHVLQTFAEKDKVIGSVCHGPSGLVNVTYKDGTPLVKGKKVSAFTDEEERDMELDAAMPFLLETTLREKGAVFVSGEKWTDFSVRDGNLVTGQNPMSSQSTTEKMVEAIENA; from the coding sequence ATGTCTGACTCAAAACGCATACTTATGGTGGTTACTAACCATACAACAATCTCAGATGACCACAAAACAGGACTGTGGCTAGAAGAATTTGCAGTTCCTTACAACGTATTTAAGGATAAAGGATACGACATTAAGGTAACCAGCATTGATGGGGGCAAAGTAGCATTAGACCCTAACAGCATCCCTGAAGAAAAAAATGAAGCGTGGGCAGAAGCAGAGGCGGAGTTAGAAAAGACGGTAAAACTCAGCAAAGATGATGCCACAGGCTTTGACGGCGTTTTCCTACCTGGAGGTCACGGTACCATGTTTGACTTCCCAGATAGCGAAGTGTTGCAACATGTCTTACAAACTTTTGCTGAGAAGGACAAAGTGATCGGCTCTGTCTGTCACGGACCGAGTGGTCTCGTAAATGTCACGTATAAAGATGGAACGCCGCTCGTTAAAGGGAAAAAAGTGAGTGCATTCACTGATGAAGAAGAGCGTGACATGGAACTTGATGCCGCAATGCCATTCTTACTTGAAACGACTTTACGCGAAAAAGGCGCAGTGTTTGTTTCAGGTGAGAAATGGACGGATTTCTCCGTGCGTGACGGTAACTTAGTCACTGGGCAAAATCCAATGTCTAGCCAAAGTACCACTGAGAAAATGGTGGAAGCCATCGAAAACGCTTAA